TAACGCAGGTAAGTTCCATGCTTTAGCTTCATTTTTGGTATCGTATTGATTGAATTCTGCATTACCCCCTATTTTTAATTGCCTAGATAAATCTATGGTTACTTCTGCAAATGCATTAATGGTTTTAATAGTATCATACACCACTCCAAAGGAGTTACCTGCTTTATAACCATAATCAACTAAATCGTTTCCTTCCGTTTTAGAAGCATTTAATTTATATAAGGGTTTATCTCGTTCGTTACTATAAGAAGCTTTAAAGTTATATCCAATATTTGAGGCTAATTTTCCTTTTAAACCAAAGAACCCGTTGTATTGCTCATCTGTGCGTCTCATGGTTAAGGTTGGTGAAATATAAGGATTCTCATCTGCAAAGCCTTTAAAGGAGTTTTGATGTAAATCTCCAGTTACACCTCCATAAAGTGTCAAAACCTCGTCTATGAGCTTGTAAGAGGCTGTAACGTTCGGATAATAATAGCCTTTACTTTCATTACCACTTCCTGTACCTGAACTATATAATAATTTTACACCAAGATTTACGGTAAGATCATTACGTAGAATTTCTAAACTTGGATTAAACCCGATATTAAAAAAAGTGTATTTTAAATCGTCAGTATCTTCGTAATTTCTTTCAAATTTACCTCTTAAAAACTCTAAACGTACATCGGCATTAATATACTCAGAGGCAATAGGAAATTCTATTTTTGGTTTTGCTAAAAAGTGAATTTCAGCACTGCCTTGATCATCTGTAAAACGATTAGACTCTACCGTTCCACCTTGAAAAAAGGAATCTTTATAGTCCACTTTACCGCCTACATAAATTTCGGTATATTTTTGCTGTTCATCAATACTTTCAATAGCATTTTCACTAAAGGAAATTATTTCAGGTAAGCCGTACCAGTTGTATTTTTGCATTCTTGCACCCGCATTTACTTGCCAGTCAAAATCGCGTTCTTCTTGTTTATAAAAAAGATCTAACCGTGTATCAAAATAATTATCATCTAATTCAATATTATTAATACCTCCTTTGGAAGAAATAAAGTTAAAAAAGGCTCCAAAGTCATTATAACGATTGCTATTTCCATGAACAAACAACTCAACACCTGGTGTAGAAAAATTACCAAAACCTGCAGAGACATAATTGTCATACACTTGCGGACTCGGATTTACCTTTAGAACTTTAGCTTTTCCTTTGTTGGGAGTAAATGTAGAAGCTACAGGAATGGAAAAAATGCTATAACTAATCGGTTTTTTAATATCAATATCGTTGGTGTCAATTTGAGGTGATGATTTAATTTTGAAAGCATCAGAAACCGTTGGGGTGTATGATTTTACCACATTGATAACTTCCGTACCAATAGTATCTTTACTCCTTTCCTGAGCAAACGTTAATGAAGTTACCAACAATATAATCAATGTTGAAATGTATTTTTTCATGTTGTAATTAAATTTGAAATTTATATTCAAGATTTAAAATTGTTTTTGTACTTAATTTATTGATCCTATTCTAATTATCAGGATTGACAGATTCGTTAGTCTCAGCTTCTTTCTTTTTAATTTTAACAAGCTCTGATTTGGCCTCGTCAATTACATCTTTATAATCAGAAAAGTTTTTAATCACACTTTCTAAAATATAGGTAGCTTGATAAGCATCTTGTAATTCGTAAAAGTTTTTGGCCATTACAATAAGTCCTTTGGCTCCAAAATATTTATATGCGGAATAATCTGCCACTAAAGTCTGAACTGTGGTATTAGACACTTTGTAATTACCCTCTTGGTGTTTAAAATAAGCATCATAATAAATCGCTTCCGCTTTTAATTCGCCTGTAGCAATTTTACCAACTTCGGTATACGCTTCTTCAGCCTTACGTTCATCACCTGTTTTAAATGCAGAACGAGCAATAATTACTTTAGCATCAGATTTTACTCTATTTTCTAATTTTGGTCTTAATAATACTTTTTCAGCATACGCTACAGCTGCATCATAATTTTCCTGTTCGTAATATCCTTTCATCAAATTACTTTGAGCAAATGTGATATTTTGAGGAAAATCAGCTTGTTCTTCCAAACGTTTTAAAATCGGCATTGCCTTCGTCCAATTATTAGCTTCTAAATAAGCTTGAGATAACCTTGATAAAGCTTGTTCAGTAAACTCATTACGTTCTTGATCGGTTACATAATTATAATAGGGAATAGAGGCTGTTTGTTGTTTTTCATTAAATAGAGCCTCTGCTAGATAGAAATTCGCGTTTAAAGCGTGTCCACCACTTGGAAATTCTTTCAGATAACTTTTAAATGCTGAAATTGCTTTTTTACGATTGTTTAAGAGATATTGTTTTTCAGCCGATTCGTACATATCATTATCCAAATCAGAATCTGTTACGGTTACAAAGTCAAGGTCTTTAACCCACGCAGCATATTCGTCAACACGGCCTAAATCTACATAAATTTGTCGTGCATTTGCAACGGCCTGTTTGGCTTCACCAGTATCAGGAAATTCTTTCACTACACGTCTATATTTATCTAAAGCTTCATTGTCTCTTTCAATATTATAATAGATTAACCCTTGTTTTAATAAGGCTTTTGGAACATAAGAACTTCTTTTATACTCACTTAAAAGACTGTTATAAGAAGCTAAGGCAGATTCATTATCATCAGCAACAACATAAGAATTACCTAATTCATAATACACGTCATCACGTAGGGTAGATTTAGGATACGCTTTTAAAAAGGCGTTAAAATCAGCAATTTTAGCATTGTTTTTACGGATAAAACCATAACTCATCGCTCTTTGGAAATGAGCATAATCCCTATCTATACCTTTCTTGTTAATAACGTTGTTGTAGGCAGAAATGGCTTTATTGTAATTACTAGAAACATAAAAGGCATCACCTAAGCGTAAGTAAGCATCATTAAGTTTGTCTTCATCGTCTGGATTCGTATCAATAAAAGATTGAAACTCATCTCCAGCACGATTATAATCTTTTAATTTAAAGTAAGAATACGCAATGTTGTAATCAATAAATTCATTCTCTGGAAGGCCAGAAGCGTCCATTTTTTGAAATTTTTGAAAACCAGCTAATGCGTCTTTAAAGTTATTTGATAAATAATTAGTTTCTGCTTTCCAGAAAATCGCTTTTGCTGTAGTTGAGGTGTTTCTAGGACTATCAATAGCAAGGTCAAAATAAGTCAATGCATCATCATAATCTCCATCATTAAATAGTTGAATTCCCCTGTATAAAGCTACTTTTTGATATAAATCTTTATGATGTGCTTCGTTTTTACCCTTTAAGGCAACTAATGCACCAGCGTAATCTTTAGAAGAAATGTAAGCACTAATAAGTAATTCGCCAATTTCGTCTTTGGCGGTAGATTTTGGATACAGGTCTAAATATTCTTGCAACACATCAGGTACACTCTTATAAGGATTACCGATTTCATAACTCAATTTAGCATAGTTTAACCAAGCATCTTTTTTAATGTCCTCATTGAATTCCATTTGCGAGGCATTTCTAAAAGCATTTAGAGCTTCCGTTTTAAGATCGGTTTTCAAATAACATTCTGCTAAATGGTAATACGCATTTTGAGATACTGAATTTTCGCCACCAATTATTTTATTAAAATTCGCTATAGCATTTTCATAATCGTTTTGTTTGTAATAGGCATAACCTAATAAATAATAATCTGTATTATTCCATTTACGACGTTTCCCTTTGTAATTTTTTAGATGCGGTATGGCTTCGGCATATTTATTTAGGTTAAAATAACTTTCACCAATAATTTTTGAAATTTCTGACCGTTCGTTTACATCCGCTTTTTTCAGAAACGGTTCTGCAACATCAATAGCTTCTTGAAACTGTCCTGTTTTAAATTTGATATTTGCCATGTAATACGGAACATCATCACCTAATTCTTTGTCATTAGCAACTTCGCCTAAATAACGGTCAGCGTTGTCATAATCATCATCTTGATAAGCGATAAATCCGTAATAATATTTGGCTTGAGAGCCATATTCTTGAGAAGTCAATAATTTTTGAAAAATACCTTTTGCTTGTTCATAGCTTTTCACTGCAAATAGACCATAAGCATATTTAAAATTAAAATCTTCTTCTTGCTTTATAGATAGGTTACGCGTTTCTACACGTTTATACCATTTTAGGGCATAAGGATAGTTGGCATTTTTAAAATAATAATCGCCAACCTCTAAAAATGCAGTGTTTTGTTTGGTACTTGTAGGAAAACGCTCTACAAATTTTAGCATCATTTTGTCGCCATCGCGTTCACCAATTTGAATGGCACTGAATGCTTCATAATAAGCACAATTGGCTTTATACTCAGAAATATCGTCAAAATCAGATTTTAAAGAATTAAATTGGTGCTTGGCAGCAACAAAATCTCTGTTGTTATACAAGTCAACAGCGTGATTGTAGGCTGTTAAATTGTGCGTATAAATTTCTGTTTTTTGAGCAAAGCTAGAAGCTGAGCAAATAAAAACTATGGTGGCGAGAAGCCAATTTTGGCAATGCTTCATTGTGGTGAATTGTTTAAAAAATAATTCGTAATAAATATCAAAAATAACACACTCTAAGTTAAACAACGTGCAAATTATTCTAAATTGTATAATTGTTAATTAATATAACATTTTGTTAACTAAATGTGTTAAAATTCACTATCAAATGGCAAAAATTGAGCCAAAATGATCTTTGTGAAATCATAAATATATTTTCCTATCTTTATTTTAGGGACTTTGGTAAAATCACTTATCACTTCAAACATTCAATTTTATTCCCTAAATTTGTCTGGCAAAATAATTACAAATCCATGTCCGAGCAAAAACCGGTATTACATTTAAAGAATGCCTTTATTTTTCAGCAAGAAAATTTAATATTATCTGATATTAGTTTAGATATTTATAGGGGTGATTTTATGTATTTAATAGGAAAAACGGGGAGTGGTAAAAGTAGTTTGATGAAAACCTTATATGGCGACTTACCCTTAACACAAGGTGAGGGAGATATTGTAGATTTTGATTTGATAAAATTAAAAGAAAAGGAGATACCTTTCCTTAGAAGAAAATTGGGTGTTGTATTTCAGGATTTTAGGCTACTTAATGATAGAAATGTACATGATAATTTACTTTTTGTATTAAAAGCTACGGGTTGGAAAGATTCTTCTAAATGCAATTCTAAAATTGATGAGGTTTTAGAAAAAGTTGGGATGAAAACCAAAGGGTTTAAAATGCCTTTTCAACTTTCTGGTGGTGAGCAACAACGTGTGGCAATTGCTAGAGCGTTATTAAATGATCCTGAATTGATTTTGGCAGATGAACCTACTGGTAATTTGGATCCGAAAACCTCTTTGGAGGTAATGAGCGTTCTAGAGGAAATTAATAAAGAAGGTAAAACCATATTGATGGCTACACATGATTATGCTTTAATTTTAAAATACCCTCATAAAACCATTAAATGTGATGGTGAAAAGGTTTTTGAAGTTGTTTAGGAAATTAAATCAATTATTTTTTGAGCATTTTCCTTGGTATTAAAAGTTTTCAAATGCTTTGATTTCTTCCGTTTTTCGAACTCTTTTATTGAAAAACGCTTACCCATTAATTGATTCGTTTTTTCTATAAATTGTTGCTTTGTATTTGCAATTTCACATAAGTCTTGAAGTCCTGTACTTTCTACCATATCAATATTTACCAAACAAAATCTACCATTAAAAAGGGCGTTGATTAATTTTAGTTTAATTCCTGTTTTTTGAAAGGTTGGTAGTACATTAATATGAGCCTTTTCTAATAAGAGATCGAGGTGGTCTCCATCTTTAATAACAACAAATTTCATGTTGCTATGTAATTTAATTTTTTTAGAAATATCCTTGTTGATAAAACTACTCGCAAAGATTATGGGATAATTAATTTCTTTAAAAGCTGCTATTAAAAAAAGTGCAGATTTTATGTTGTCAGCTATTCTTAAGTCACCATAATACAATATGTAATCACCTTTCTCTGATAAATGTTTTATATTATTATTCTTATGAAATGCAGGAATGTAAACCGCCTTATTTTTGAATTTAGTATTAAAATATGACTGTTCTTGGGGCGATATGGTTAAAATATTATCAGCTTTGTCAAGTATCTTTTCATATGCCTTTAATTTTATAGCTTCAAGTTTAAAGAAAATCTTTTTAAATATGTTTTTCTCACTTTTTGCTAATCCATTTAAATACTCATGCTCTATATTATGGGCTCTTACAAGTGTTATTCTATTAGCAAAAGTATTTTTTAGTAATGGAACAGTAGTATGTAAACCTTCAAATAATATTGGGGCATTACTATTTTTCAAATTTTCAAGCAGTACATTATTATATCTAGATTTCGCTCTGAATGGGATTGTTGAAAAAACGCTACTTACAACAGTATTACGTTTATAATAATAGATATGTTTACAATACTTTTTTAAATTTTCAGGCCTACCTCTACCAAACTCAAATACGTGTAAATAAATATCAATATTTAATTCGCTTAATGCCTTTATTTTGTAGAAAACATCTATTACGCCACCGTAATTTGGAGGGAAAGGAACATCAAAGGAAACTATATGTAAGGATTGCTTCATTAACATGTATTCATAAAAGTAAATATCCTTACGAAGGTATTGTTTTTAATATATTTTCAATACCTTTAAATTATAATTAATTTATGCTTTTTGTGGAATATAGAAGAGAGACAATCGCAACACTATTATTAAAAAGACTTACAGAACAAAAAGTAGATTTAAAAAGGCAGTTTATTGATTCTAAGCCATTAATTGGTCATTTTGTTCTCGATAACCTTTTACCTAATGACCTCACAAAAGAGATTCATGAAAAATTTCCATCTACAAAAGAGGTAATACAAAAAAAGAATATAAGAGAATCTAAATATATAGCGTATCAAATGAACGCCTACGATTCGTTGTTGGAAGAAACTATTTATGCTTTTCAAGACAAAAGAGTAGTAAATATAATTAAAGAGATATGTGATTTAGATTCTGTTTTACCAGACGAGAATCTATATGCAGGTGGGCTTTCAATGATGGGTAAAGAGAATTTTTTAAACCCTCACTTGGACAATTCTCATGATGCGGATTTAAAAAATTGGAGAGTATTAAATTTATTATTTTATGTTACTCCAGATTGGAAAAAATCATCAGGAGGTAGTTTAGAATTATGGCCAAAGGGATTAAAAGCACCTTCAATTGAGATAACGAGTAAATTTAATAGACTTGTGGTTATGTCTACACATAAAAACTCATGGCATTCTGTAAATAAGGTTACGACAGAGGGAGTTAGGTGTTGTGTTTCAAATTATTATTTTTCTGAGAATCCAATTCATAATTCTGATAAGTTTCATGTAACTACATTCAGAGGGAGGTCAAATCAGAAATTGATTGATATTTTATTAAGATTAGACAATCAATTAAGAAAAGGGGTTCGTAAACTTTTTAAAATAGGAATTAGGGAGAACCCTCATAAATATAAAAAGTAACTTCTATTTCAAATTTTTAAAAAGTTCAACTAACTTTGATTGTTCACTTTCCCAGGTGTATTTTTCAGATGCTTTTTTTAGGTTTTGCTTATAGGTTGCGTACTCCTTAGTATTCGCAACAATTTGTTTTATTTTTTCTGCTAATTTTTTGGGCTCAACATCATCAATTACCCAACCAATATTGTTTTCTTTAACTAAATTGGCCACTTCTTTTCTATTAGAAACCAATAGAGGTGTTTCTGCTTGTATATAATCAAATACTTTATTAGGAAGGCTGAATTCGTAGTTGAGGTTCGTAGCTTTGTCTAATGATAGACCTAAATCAGCTATTTTGGTATATTCCATCAATTCGAGATAAGGCAATTTACCTTTAATGACTACCTTTTCTTCTAATTGTAAGGATTTAGTTAATCTTTTTAAATCTTCAAAAACATCTCCACTACCAATAATGTAGAGAATAGTATTTTCTAAATACTTCATCATTTTTACAGCTTCTTCAGCTCCTCTATCGATATTAATACCAGATCCCTGTAAAATGAGCATTTTTTTATCTCCCTTTATTTCATTTGCCAATGAAATATCGACAGATTTATGTTGCAATTTAGGGGCAATATTTCTAATAATATTAACATCAACACCATATTTATTGCTATAAATATCAGCAATACTTCGGTTTACGGTATATACATTTTTAAGTTTAGGAAAAAT
The nucleotide sequence above comes from Aureibaculum algae. Encoded proteins:
- a CDS encoding TonB-dependent receptor → MKKYISTLIILLVTSLTFAQERSKDTIGTEVINVVKSYTPTVSDAFKIKSSPQIDTNDIDIKKPISYSIFSIPVASTFTPNKGKAKVLKVNPSPQVYDNYVSAGFGNFSTPGVELFVHGNSNRYNDFGAFFNFISSKGGINNIELDDNYFDTRLDLFYKQEERDFDWQVNAGARMQKYNWYGLPEIISFSENAIESIDEQQKYTEIYVGGKVDYKDSFFQGGTVESNRFTDDQGSAEIHFLAKPKIEFPIASEYINADVRLEFLRGKFERNYEDTDDLKYTFFNIGFNPSLEILRNDLTVNLGVKLLYSSGTGSGNESKGYYYPNVTASYKLIDEVLTLYGGVTGDLHQNSFKGFADENPYISPTLTMRRTDEQYNGFFGLKGKLASNIGYNFKASYSNERDKPLYKLNASKTEGNDLVDYGYKAGNSFGVVYDTIKTINAFAEVTIDLSRQLKIGGNAEFNQYDTKNEAKAWNLPALKVSAFADYNNDNWFAGANIFYVGSRKDEISTPIHPAAIITVGDYVDLNLNGGYKFNEKLTAFAKVNNLLSSDYQKYTNYYVQGLQVFGGLTYKFDF
- a CDS encoding tetratricopeptide repeat protein; this translates as MKHCQNWLLATIVFICSASSFAQKTEIYTHNLTAYNHAVDLYNNRDFVAAKHQFNSLKSDFDDISEYKANCAYYEAFSAIQIGERDGDKMMLKFVERFPTSTKQNTAFLEVGDYYFKNANYPYALKWYKRVETRNLSIKQEEDFNFKYAYGLFAVKSYEQAKGIFQKLLTSQEYGSQAKYYYGFIAYQDDDYDNADRYLGEVANDKELGDDVPYYMANIKFKTGQFQEAIDVAEPFLKKADVNERSEISKIIGESYFNLNKYAEAIPHLKNYKGKRRKWNNTDYYLLGYAYYKQNDYENAIANFNKIIGGENSVSQNAYYHLAECYLKTDLKTEALNAFRNASQMEFNEDIKKDAWLNYAKLSYEIGNPYKSVPDVLQEYLDLYPKSTAKDEIGELLISAYISSKDYAGALVALKGKNEAHHKDLYQKVALYRGIQLFNDGDYDDALTYFDLAIDSPRNTSTTAKAIFWKAETNYLSNNFKDALAGFQKFQKMDASGLPENEFIDYNIAYSYFKLKDYNRAGDEFQSFIDTNPDDEDKLNDAYLRLGDAFYVSSNYNKAISAYNNVINKKGIDRDYAHFQRAMSYGFIRKNNAKIADFNAFLKAYPKSTLRDDVYYELGNSYVVADDNESALASYNSLLSEYKRSSYVPKALLKQGLIYYNIERDNEALDKYRRVVKEFPDTGEAKQAVANARQIYVDLGRVDEYAAWVKDLDFVTVTDSDLDNDMYESAEKQYLLNNRKKAISAFKSYLKEFPSGGHALNANFYLAEALFNEKQQTASIPYYNYVTDQERNEFTEQALSRLSQAYLEANNWTKAMPILKRLEEQADFPQNITFAQSNLMKGYYEQENYDAAVAYAEKVLLRPKLENRVKSDAKVIIARSAFKTGDERKAEEAYTEVGKIATGELKAEAIYYDAYFKHQEGNYKVSNTTVQTLVADYSAYKYFGAKGLIVMAKNFYELQDAYQATYILESVIKNFSDYKDVIDEAKSELVKIKKKEAETNESVNPDN
- a CDS encoding cell division ATP-binding protein FtsE; protein product: MSEQKPVLHLKNAFIFQQENLILSDISLDIYRGDFMYLIGKTGSGKSSLMKTLYGDLPLTQGEGDIVDFDLIKLKEKEIPFLRRKLGVVFQDFRLLNDRNVHDNLLFVLKATGWKDSSKCNSKIDEVLEKVGMKTKGFKMPFQLSGGEQQRVAIARALLNDPELILADEPTGNLDPKTSLEVMSVLEEINKEGKTILMATHDYALILKYPHKTIKCDGEKVFEVV
- a CDS encoding glycosyltransferase family protein, which codes for MKQSLHIVSFDVPFPPNYGGVIDVFYKIKALSELNIDIYLHVFEFGRGRPENLKKYCKHIYYYKRNTVVSSVFSTIPFRAKSRYNNVLLENLKNSNAPILFEGLHTTVPLLKNTFANRITLVRAHNIEHEYLNGLAKSEKNIFKKIFFKLEAIKLKAYEKILDKADNILTISPQEQSYFNTKFKNKAVYIPAFHKNNNIKHLSEKGDYILYYGDLRIADNIKSALFLIAAFKEINYPIIFASSFINKDISKKIKLHSNMKFVVIKDGDHLDLLLEKAHINVLPTFQKTGIKLKLINALFNGRFCLVNIDMVESTGLQDLCEIANTKQQFIEKTNQLMGKRFSIKEFEKRKKSKHLKTFNTKENAQKIIDLIS
- a CDS encoding 2OG-Fe(II) oxygenase, whose product is MEYRRETIATLLLKRLTEQKVDLKRQFIDSKPLIGHFVLDNLLPNDLTKEIHEKFPSTKEVIQKKNIRESKYIAYQMNAYDSLLEETIYAFQDKRVVNIIKEICDLDSVLPDENLYAGGLSMMGKENFLNPHLDNSHDADLKNWRVLNLLFYVTPDWKKSSGGSLELWPKGLKAPSIEITSKFNRLVVMSTHKNSWHSVNKVTTEGVRCCVSNYYFSENPIHNSDKFHVTTFRGRSNQKLIDILLRLDNQLRKGVRKLFKIGIRENPHKYKK
- a CDS encoding glycosyltransferase, whose amino-acid sequence is MQRIIVSVTNDLVTDQRVHKVCSTLVQMKYDVILIGRKLPNSLPLTRNYRTIRMNLIFKKKVWFYAEYNMRLFIKLLFLKKDILLSNDLDTLLPNFLISKLLGKKLVYDSHELFTEIGELIDRPRVQKAWLTIEKFIFPKLKNVYTVNRSIADIYSNKYGVDVNIIRNIAPKLQHKSVDISLANEIKGDKKMLILQGSGINIDRGAEEAVKMMKYLENTILYIIGSGDVFEDLKRLTKSLQLEEKVVIKGKLPYLELMEYTKIADLGLSLDKATNLNYEFSLPNKVFDYIQAETPLLVSNRKEVANLVKENNIGWVIDDVEPKKLAEKIKQIVANTKEYATYKQNLKKASEKYTWESEQSKLVELFKNLK